One Cucumis sativus cultivar 9930 chromosome 1, Cucumber_9930_V3, whole genome shotgun sequence DNA segment encodes these proteins:
- the LOC101210873 gene encoding eukaryotic translation initiation factor 5 — translation MALQNIGASNRDDAFYRYKMPKMVTKIEGRGNGIKTNVVNMVEIAKALGRPASYTTKYFGCELGAQSKFDEKTGTSLVNGAHETAKLAGLLENFIKKYVQCYGCGNPETEIIITKTQMITMKCAACGFISDVDMRDKLTTFILKNPPEQKKGSKDKKAMRRAEKERLKEGEAADEEQKKIKKDVLKKKSTTTKDAVTKVPSKKKNNGSDEDHSPTRSHADDNDRAADDEDDDDVQWQTDTSLEAAKQRIQEQLSAVTADMVMLSTTEENKSSKKSSEHEKSAANGNKNGNGVSTHGALIQEIKDYLKKGASTTDLKSFLESLAGTRQEIVNALVEALFDGVGKGFSKEVVKKKKFLAVVAAVEGSQIILLRAIESFCLNTSPEAGKEVALVLKSLYDGDVIEEEFVLEWYQQGVAGANKSSQIWKYVKPFIEWLQNAESETEEE, via the coding sequence ATGGCGTTGCAGAATATTGGTGCCTCAAACCGCGATGATGCCTTCTATAGGTATAAAATGCCTAAGATGGTTACTAAAATTGAAGGTAGAGGCAATGGCATCAAGACTAATGTAGTTAACATGGTGGAAATTGCAAAGGCCTTGGGCAGACCTGCCTCTTACACTACCAAGTACTTTGGATGTGAACTTGGTGCACAATCCAAGTTCGATGAGAAAACTGGAACTTCTCTTGTAAATGGTGCACACGAGACAGCAAAGCTGGCTGGTCTTCTTGAAAACTTCATCAAGAAATATGTTCAATGCTATGGATGTGGTAACCCTGAGACTGAGATAATCATCACGAAGACGCAGATGATCACTATGAAATGTGCTGCCTGTGGATTCATATCTGATGTTGACATGAGAGATAAACTCACAACATTTATTCTCAAGAACCCACCTGAACAGAAGAAGGGATCAAAAGACAAGAAAGCAATGAGGAGGGCTGAGAAGGAACGGCTTAAGGAGGGAGAGGCTGCCGATGAGGAgcagaagaaaataaaaaaggatgttctaaaaaagaaaagcactACTACAAAGGATGCTGTAACCAAAGTTCCAagcaagaaaaagaataatggcTCAGATGAAGATCATTCTCCAACTCGTAGCCATGCTGATGATAATGACCGAGCAGCTGATGACGAAGATGATGATGACGTGCAGTGGCAAACGGATACTTCTTTAGAGGCAGCCAAGCAGCGTATTCAGGAGCAGTTGAGTGCTGTCACTGCAGATATGGTCATGCTCTCAACTACTGAAGAGAACAAGTCGTCAAAGAAGTCATCTGAGCATGAGAAGTCTGCAGCCAATGGTAACAAGAATGGAAATGGAGTTTCTACACATGGTGCCCTCATTCAAGAAATCAAAGATTATTTGAAGAAAGGTGCATCCACAACCGATCTCAAATCATTCTTGGAATCACTCGCTGGAACTCGCCAAGAGATTGTGAACGCCTTAGTCGAAGCTCTATTTGATGGTGTTGGCAAAGGCTTCTCTAAGGAAgtagtgaagaagaagaagttccTGGCTGTAGTTGCTGCTGTGGAAGGATCACAGATAATTCTTTTACGTGCCATTGAATCTTTCTGTCTCAACACAAGTCCAGAGGCGGGTAAGGAGGTTGCCCTTGTCCTGAAATCACTATACGATGGCGATGTAATAGAGGAGGAATTCGTACTAGAGTGGTACCAGCAGGGTGTGGCTGGTGCAAACAAAAGCTCTCAAATCTGGAAATACGTAAAGCCATTCATCGAATGGCTCCAAAATGCTGAGTCGGAGACGGAAGAAGAGTAA